A window of Rhizobium acidisoli contains these coding sequences:
- the parE gene encoding DNA topoisomerase IV subunit B — protein sequence MDDSNDLFSGMPLSEKREEAQKPAAAAERPPVAAAPPAAGAPSAAGASSRPAPTTSNADEYGASSIRVLEGLEPVRMRPGMYIGGTDEKALHHLFAEVIDNAMDEAVAGHANFIEVYLDLEGYLTVSDNGRGIPVENHPQVPGKSTLEVIMTKLHAGGKFDGKAYETSGGLHGVGVSVVNALSDDLEVEVARNRKLYRQRFSRGLPQGGLEELGDVHNRRGTRVRFHPDPQIFGDHMKFDAARVFRMARSKAYLFGGVEIRWSCEQGVLPEGSEVPDKAVFHFPGGLKDYLQATMGKEFTVTREIFAGKTEKTSGHGSMEWAITWYGGDPQVHSYCNTIPTPEGGTHEAGLRIALTKGLKAYAELTQNKRAAQITTDDVMISAVGMLSVFIREPEFVGQTKDKLATVEAQRIVENALRDPFDHYLADNPNESAKLLDWVIERAEERLRRRKEKEVNRKTAVRKLRLPGKLADCSQNTAEGAELFIVEGDSAGGSAKQARNRANQAILPLRGKILNVASAGREKLGANQQLADLIQALGCGTRSKYRDEDLRYERIIVMTDADVDGAHIASLLITFFYQEMPELVRGGHLFLAVPPLYKITQGSKSAYARDDNHRAELMQTEFKGKAKVEISRFKGLGEMMPAQLKETTMDPSKRTLLKVLIDEVDFEGTRSAVDDLMGTKPEARFRFIQERAAFAENLDI from the coding sequence ATGGACGATAGCAACGACCTCTTTTCCGGAATGCCCCTCTCTGAAAAACGCGAGGAGGCGCAGAAGCCTGCGGCTGCGGCCGAACGGCCGCCGGTGGCGGCTGCCCCACCTGCTGCTGGAGCCCCCTCTGCTGCGGGAGCCTCTTCGCGCCCGGCACCCACCACGTCGAACGCCGACGAATACGGCGCCTCGTCGATCCGCGTCCTCGAAGGCCTCGAGCCGGTGCGCATGCGCCCGGGCATGTATATCGGCGGCACCGACGAAAAGGCGCTGCATCACCTCTTTGCCGAAGTCATCGACAACGCGATGGACGAGGCGGTCGCCGGACACGCCAATTTCATCGAGGTCTATCTCGACCTCGAAGGTTACCTCACCGTCTCCGACAACGGCCGCGGCATCCCGGTCGAGAACCATCCGCAGGTGCCGGGCAAGTCGACGCTCGAAGTCATCATGACCAAGCTGCATGCCGGCGGCAAATTCGACGGCAAGGCCTACGAGACCTCGGGCGGCCTGCATGGCGTCGGCGTCTCGGTCGTCAACGCGCTCTCCGACGATCTCGAAGTGGAAGTCGCGCGCAACCGCAAGCTCTACCGCCAGCGCTTCTCCCGCGGCCTGCCGCAGGGCGGGCTTGAAGAATTGGGCGACGTCCACAATCGCCGCGGTACCCGCGTGCGCTTCCATCCTGACCCCCAGATCTTTGGGGATCACATGAAGTTCGATGCCGCCCGGGTGTTCCGCATGGCGCGCTCGAAGGCCTATCTCTTCGGCGGCGTCGAGATCCGCTGGAGCTGCGAGCAGGGCGTCTTGCCCGAAGGCTCCGAGGTCCCTGACAAAGCGGTCTTCCACTTCCCCGGCGGCCTGAAGGATTATCTCCAGGCGACGATGGGCAAGGAATTCACCGTCACCCGCGAGATTTTCGCCGGCAAGACCGAGAAAACCAGCGGCCATGGCTCGATGGAATGGGCGATCACCTGGTATGGCGGCGATCCGCAGGTGCATTCCTATTGCAACACCATCCCGACCCCCGAAGGCGGCACGCATGAGGCCGGCCTGCGCATCGCGCTGACCAAGGGCCTGAAGGCCTATGCCGAGCTGACGCAGAACAAGCGCGCCGCGCAGATCACCACGGATGACGTGATGATCTCGGCCGTCGGCATGCTCTCGGTCTTCATCCGCGAGCCGGAATTCGTCGGCCAGACCAAGGATAAGCTCGCGACCGTCGAGGCCCAGCGCATCGTCGAGAACGCGCTGCGCGATCCTTTCGACCATTATCTTGCCGACAACCCGAACGAGTCGGCCAAGCTGCTCGACTGGGTGATCGAGCGCGCCGAGGAGCGGCTGCGCCGCCGCAAGGAAAAGGAAGTCAACCGCAAGACGGCGGTGCGCAAGCTGCGCCTGCCCGGCAAGCTCGCCGACTGCTCGCAGAACACCGCCGAAGGCGCCGAACTCTTCATCGTCGAGGGCGATTCGGCAGGCGGTTCGGCTAAGCAGGCGCGCAACCGCGCCAACCAGGCAATTCTGCCCCTGCGCGGTAAAATCCTCAACGTTGCCAGCGCCGGCCGCGAAAAACTCGGCGCCAACCAGCAGCTCGCCGATCTCATCCAGGCGCTCGGCTGCGGCACCCGCTCGAAATACCGCGACGAAGATCTGCGCTACGAGCGCATCATCGTTATGACCGATGCCGACGTCGACGGCGCCCACATCGCCTCGCTGCTCATCACCTTCTTCTATCAGGAGATGCCGGAGCTGGTGCGCGGCGGCCACCTCTTCCTCGCCGTGCCGCCGCTCTACAAGATCACCCAAGGGTCGAAATCCGCCTATGCCCGCGACGACAATCATCGCGCCGAGCTGATGCAGACGGAGTTCAAGGGCAAGGCCAAGGTCGAGATCAGCCGCTTCAAAGGTCTCGGCGAGATGATGCCCGCCCAGCTCAAGGAAACCACGATGGACCCGTCCAAACGCACCCTGCTCAAGGTGCTGATCGACGAGGTGGATTTCGAGGGCACCCGCAGCGCCGTCGACGATCTGATGGGCACCAAGCCGGAAGCCCGCTTCCGCTTCATCCAGGAACGCGCGGCCTTCGCCGAAAACCTCGATATTTAA
- a CDS encoding esterase-like activity of phytase family protein, whose amino-acid sequence MTKRFLATAAFVLLSSTVTVSATDIGATGIGATFETACPFSDCAAGISLSYLGEFVIPTGRMENGVEFGGISGLDFDAATGHYIAISDDRSDKAPARFYELDVDVDASGLKGVSIVKHVTLKDKNGEPFAAKTVDPESIRLGKDGIYWGSEGDAKALLSPFVRVTAPDGSFVREFKLPEGFAPTADKSTGIRDNLAFEDIAVAPSGDVFVGVEAALYQDGPNPSLTTGSLSRIIRYDGATGEPKAQYVYPISPIPQAATKADGGNDNGMSEMLALDDHRLLAVERSYAQGFGNNVKIMMMDLTDATDISAIASLAKNDQRVVPARKSQVLDLRAIGLIPDNIEAMSLGKAKDGTDVLILGSDNNFSAAQKTQFYAFKILRRPQQ is encoded by the coding sequence ATGACCAAGCGTTTTCTCGCGACTGCCGCTTTCGTTCTCCTGTCCAGCACAGTTACTGTCAGCGCCACCGATATTGGGGCCACCGGTATCGGCGCCACCTTCGAGACCGCCTGCCCCTTCAGCGATTGCGCCGCCGGCATTTCGCTGTCCTATCTCGGTGAATTCGTTATCCCCACAGGCCGGATGGAAAACGGCGTCGAATTCGGCGGCATTTCCGGCCTCGATTTCGATGCCGCCACCGGCCACTATATCGCCATCAGTGACGACCGCTCGGACAAGGCCCCGGCCCGCTTCTATGAACTCGACGTCGATGTCGACGCGTCGGGCCTCAAGGGCGTTTCCATCGTCAAACATGTCACGCTGAAGGACAAAAACGGCGAGCCCTTCGCCGCCAAAACCGTCGATCCTGAATCGATCCGCCTCGGCAAGGACGGCATCTATTGGGGCAGCGAAGGCGACGCCAAGGCGCTGCTGTCGCCCTTCGTCCGCGTGACTGCGCCGGACGGCTCTTTCGTGCGTGAATTCAAGCTGCCGGAAGGCTTTGCGCCCACAGCCGACAAGTCGACCGGCATCCGCGACAACCTCGCCTTCGAGGATATTGCCGTGGCGCCTTCGGGCGATGTTTTCGTCGGTGTCGAAGCCGCGCTCTATCAGGACGGCCCCAATCCCTCGCTGACCACGGGCAGCCTGTCGCGCATCATCCGTTATGACGGCGCAACCGGCGAACCGAAGGCTCAATATGTCTACCCGATCTCACCGATCCCGCAGGCCGCTACCAAGGCCGATGGCGGCAACGATAACGGCATGTCGGAAATGCTCGCTCTTGACGATCACCGCCTTCTCGCCGTCGAGCGCAGCTACGCCCAGGGCTTTGGCAACAACGTCAAGATCATGATGATGGATCTGACCGACGCCACCGACATATCCGCCATCGCTTCGCTCGCCAAGAACGACCAGCGCGTCGTCCCCGCCCGCAAGAGCCAGGTGCTTGATCTGAGAGCAATCGGCCTTATCCCCGACAATATCGAGGCCATGTCGCTCGGCAAGGCCAAGGATGGAACCGACGTCCTCATTCTCGGCTCCGACAATAATTTCTCGGCGGCGCAAAAGACGCAGTTCTACGCTTTCAAGATTTTGCGCCGTCCGCAACAGTAA
- a CDS encoding AI-2E family transporter — MGVFDRQKSNHEPRWLGSSAPTRTPLIPSISAARWLLVLVVAAGVYFFYGFLVPVLAALVIGFASWPLYRKLLARVGGNTTIAATIAIIMIVTFLVIPIGLAITYTTGEVRTWVAWAIHANRAGAPTPAWIVALPWAGSYLDEAWTKYIGSPGALGELIQAVSGANIGNIYRAVLAAGGGAFHLLLTLLFMLIALFFVYRDGFSFSKQIDMLGERILPNRWERISRVVPATISSTVMGMTLIAIGEGIVLGLAYWIAGVPSPVTLGVLTGVMALIPGGAPLSFTLVSIYLLASGSHVAGIGLFVWGTVELFIVDKTLRPKLVGGPIKLPFLPTFFGLVGGVKTMGFLGLFIGPVLMALIVAIWREWIHEARNAEKGETGPQVLIDEQAPPAIPRIAEG; from the coding sequence GTGGGTGTGTTCGACCGTCAGAAAAGCAATCATGAACCACGATGGCTCGGATCATCAGCGCCGACACGGACGCCGCTGATACCCTCCATCTCGGCGGCGCGCTGGCTGCTGGTTCTGGTCGTTGCGGCGGGCGTTTACTTCTTCTACGGTTTCCTCGTGCCGGTGCTGGCAGCCCTGGTCATCGGCTTCGCCAGTTGGCCGCTCTACCGCAAGCTTCTTGCCCGCGTCGGCGGCAATACGACGATCGCCGCGACGATCGCCATCATCATGATCGTCACTTTCCTGGTCATCCCGATCGGGCTTGCGATCACCTATACGACGGGTGAGGTGCGCACCTGGGTTGCCTGGGCAATCCATGCCAACCGCGCCGGCGCCCCGACACCGGCCTGGATCGTCGCACTGCCTTGGGCCGGCTCCTATCTCGATGAAGCCTGGACCAAATATATCGGCAGCCCCGGCGCTCTGGGCGAATTGATCCAGGCGGTCAGCGGCGCCAATATCGGCAATATCTACCGTGCCGTGCTTGCGGCCGGCGGCGGCGCCTTCCACCTGCTGCTGACGCTGCTCTTCATGCTGATCGCGCTGTTCTTCGTCTATCGCGACGGTTTTTCCTTCTCCAAGCAGATCGACATGCTCGGCGAGCGCATCCTGCCAAACCGCTGGGAGCGCATTTCCCGCGTCGTGCCGGCAACGATCAGCTCCACCGTCATGGGCATGACGCTGATTGCGATCGGCGAAGGCATCGTGCTCGGCCTGGCTTACTGGATCGCCGGCGTGCCCTCGCCCGTCACGCTCGGCGTGTTGACGGGCGTGATGGCGCTGATACCGGGCGGCGCACCGCTTTCCTTCACGCTGGTGTCGATCTATCTCTTGGCAAGCGGCTCGCATGTCGCCGGCATCGGCCTTTTCGTCTGGGGAACGGTCGAGCTCTTCATCGTCGACAAGACGTTGCGGCCGAAGCTTGTCGGCGGCCCGATCAAGCTGCCCTTCCTGCCGACCTTCTTCGGCCTCGTCGGCGGCGTCAAGACGATGGGCTTCCTCGGCCTCTTCATCGGCCCGGTGCTGATGGCGCTGATCGTCGCCATCTGGCGCGAATGGATCCACGAGGCCCGCAACGCCGAAAAGGGCGAGACGGGACCGCAGGTCCTCATCGACGAGCAAGCCCCGCCGGCAATCCCCCGTATCGCCGAAGGCTGA
- a CDS encoding GNAT family N-acetyltransferase, producing the protein MSVTIALEPPRQDGVIRLLDLSDAYAQSLYPPESNHLVDLSLLEKPAVSFLVARNGDAIVGCCALVEAGDGTAEIKRMFVDPETRGLRIASGLMDALEAIAKEKRLSAIRLETGIYQPEAIALYRKYGYRDIKPFGSYLPDPLSLFMEKRLG; encoded by the coding sequence ATGTCCGTCACCATTGCCCTGGAGCCACCGCGTCAGGACGGAGTCATTCGCCTTCTCGACCTTTCCGATGCCTATGCGCAGTCGCTCTATCCCCCAGAGAGCAACCATCTGGTCGACCTCTCCTTGCTGGAGAAGCCTGCGGTGAGTTTTCTCGTCGCGCGCAACGGCGACGCGATCGTTGGGTGCTGCGCGCTGGTCGAGGCCGGCGATGGCACGGCGGAGATCAAGCGTATGTTTGTCGACCCCGAGACGAGGGGCCTGAGGATCGCCAGCGGCCTGATGGACGCGCTCGAAGCGATCGCCAAGGAAAAGCGGCTGTCGGCAATCCGGCTCGAAACCGGCATCTACCAGCCCGAGGCAATCGCGCTCTACCGCAAATATGGATATCGGGACATCAAGCCTTTCGGCAGCTATCTGCCGGACCCGCTCAGCCTGTTCATGGAAAAGCGGCTGGGATGA
- a CDS encoding DUF2336 domain-containing protein produces MLGRRVIIEAFLRWIETAKTGDRARAANALGRAYLQSEMTGDERSAAEMAMTFLLDDPSPRVRLALAEAIAWSPDAPRSLILSLAEDQPEVACHAVTCSPLLSDADLVDLAARGNGATRMLIAARAQVTRPVSAALAEVGDEEELLCLLENDGAVISGQSLKRIAERLGDGCDIRNLLLDRSDLPADARQLLTQHVSNALVGLPLAQAAIGLQRLQRISREATEAAIVSIAGDIAPREIPDLVEHLRLNGRLTPSFLMHALCAGKVDFFAGAIVDLTGCGERRVRSILATGRMHAVRALYESAGLPRDISVIFVEATLLWREAARKAPGSVLGNVCSRLLEKFRHHDGAHGAVGELLDMVEKLGVAEQRQSARVYAALAAA; encoded by the coding sequence GTGCTGGGGCGTCGCGTGATCATAGAAGCTTTCCTTCGGTGGATCGAAACGGCCAAGACCGGTGACCGGGCCCGGGCCGCAAACGCGCTCGGGCGGGCCTATCTGCAGTCGGAGATGACAGGGGACGAGCGGTCGGCAGCCGAGATGGCGATGACCTTCTTGCTCGACGATCCGTCACCGCGCGTGCGGCTGGCACTGGCCGAGGCGATCGCCTGGTCGCCCGATGCGCCGCGCAGCCTGATCCTCTCGCTTGCCGAAGACCAGCCCGAAGTCGCCTGCCATGCGGTGACCTGTTCGCCGCTTTTGAGCGATGCCGATCTGGTCGATCTTGCCGCGCGCGGCAACGGCGCCACCCGCATGCTGATCGCGGCGAGGGCGCAGGTAACGCGCCCGGTTTCCGCAGCGCTTGCGGAAGTCGGCGACGAGGAAGAGCTGCTCTGCCTGCTCGAGAACGACGGCGCGGTGATCTCCGGCCAATCCCTGAAACGCATCGCCGAGCGGCTCGGCGACGGCTGCGACATCCGCAACCTGCTTCTCGACCGCAGCGATCTTCCCGCCGACGCCCGCCAATTGCTCACCCAGCATGTCAGCAATGCGCTGGTCGGGCTGCCGCTCGCACAGGCGGCGATTGGCCTGCAGCGGCTGCAGCGCATCAGCCGCGAGGCGACCGAGGCTGCCATCGTTTCGATCGCCGGCGACATCGCGCCGCGCGAGATACCCGACCTCGTCGAACATCTGCGCCTCAACGGCCGGCTGACGCCATCCTTCCTGATGCATGCGCTCTGCGCCGGCAAGGTGGATTTCTTCGCCGGCGCAATCGTCGATCTGACGGGTTGCGGCGAGCGCCGGGTGCGCTCGATCCTGGCGACCGGGCGCATGCATGCGGTGCGCGCGCTCTACGAATCCGCCGGCCTGCCGAGGGATATCAGCGTGATCTTCGTCGAGGCGACGCTGCTGTGGCGCGAGGCCGCCAGGAAAGCGCCGGGCAGCGTGCTCGGCAATGTCTGCAGCCGTCTGCTTGAAAAATTCCGCCATCATGACGGCGCACATGGCGCGGTCGGCGAGTTGCTCGACATGGTGGAAAAGCTCGGGGTCGCCGAACAGCGGCAATCCGCCCGGGTCTATGCGGCGCTTGCGGCGGCTTAA
- a CDS encoding flavin reductase family protein, with product MFYTTDENRHGLAHDPFKAIVSPRPIGWIGSKGRDGSINLAPYSFFNAVADRPKLVMFSSAGRKDSQRNAAETGVFTCNFVGRDLAEKMNLSSAALPYGESEFDFAGLTAKQAELIDAPYVGEAFAVLECRVTEIIEPKTLSGVQSENVLVFGQVVGIRIDEAIVRDGRLDMSIARPVARMGYMDYSEGSDVFEMFRPHLPKV from the coding sequence ATGTTTTACACCACCGACGAAAACCGGCACGGGCTGGCGCATGATCCGTTCAAGGCGATCGTGTCGCCGCGCCCGATCGGCTGGATCGGCAGCAAGGGCCGGGATGGTTCGATCAACCTCGCCCCCTATTCCTTCTTCAATGCCGTTGCCGACCGGCCGAAGCTGGTGATGTTTTCATCCGCCGGGCGCAAGGACAGCCAGCGCAACGCGGCCGAGACCGGCGTCTTCACCTGCAATTTCGTCGGTCGCGATCTCGCTGAGAAGATGAACCTCTCTTCGGCGGCGCTGCCCTATGGCGAGAGCGAATTTGACTTTGCCGGCCTAACGGCCAAGCAGGCAGAACTCATCGACGCGCCCTATGTCGGCGAGGCTTTCGCGGTGCTCGAATGCAGGGTTACCGAAATCATCGAGCCGAAGACGCTGTCGGGCGTGCAGTCGGAAAACGTCCTTGTCTTCGGTCAGGTGGTCGGCATCCGCATCGACGAGGCGATCGTCAGGGATGGCCGCTTGGACATGTCGATCGCCCGGCCGGTGGCCCGCATGGGCTACATGGATTACAGCGAAGGCAGCGATGTTTTCGAGATGTTCCGGCCGCATCTGCCGAAGGTCTAG
- a CDS encoding nitroreductase family protein: protein MKSDIKLIDYLAVRRSIPAFQMCEPGPEKAEIEEILRLASRVPDHGKIAPWRFIVYRGGERARLGEELLTLALETKPELSEEMIQVERARFTRAPVVVAVVSKAGPHIKIPEWEQLMSAGALCLNVILAANASGYVANWLTEWFAYDERAYPLLGVGPDEKVAGFIHIGSTTFPAIERPRPELADTVTWVGGEG, encoded by the coding sequence ATGAAATCCGATATCAAGCTGATCGACTACCTCGCCGTGCGCCGCTCCATCCCCGCTTTCCAGATGTGCGAACCAGGCCCCGAAAAGGCCGAAATCGAGGAGATCCTGCGTCTGGCCTCGCGTGTTCCCGATCACGGCAAGATCGCGCCGTGGCGCTTCATCGTCTATCGCGGAGGCGAGCGCGCTCGCCTCGGTGAAGAGCTTCTGACCTTGGCGCTCGAGACGAAGCCTGAGCTTTCCGAAGAGATGATCCAGGTGGAACGCGCGCGTTTCACCCGCGCGCCCGTGGTGGTCGCCGTCGTCAGCAAGGCGGGGCCGCATATCAAGATCCCCGAATGGGAGCAGCTGATGTCGGCCGGCGCGCTCTGCCTCAACGTCATCCTCGCCGCCAATGCCAGCGGTTATGTCGCCAACTGGCTGACGGAATGGTTCGCCTATGATGAGCGCGCCTATCCGCTGCTCGGCGTCGGGCCTGATGAAAAGGTGGCGGGCTTCATCCATATCGGCTCGACGACATTTCCGGCGATCGAGCGGCCGCGGCCGGAACTTGCCGATACCGTGACCTGGGTCGGCGGGGAGGGCTGA
- a CDS encoding lysophospholipid acyltransferase family protein, whose product MRFKELSYANDRDPRLKRWLIRSIEGLSGRDHYVRLYDIWRSEIIGRSDRVFAKTLDLIDGAVDVKGNWPLDPVPAEPIVIVANHPFGIAVLALAEQLGRPFKVLIHNDLLKIPEMASYSLPISFEETRQAMAMNLKSRNEAVRLLKEGTTIVVFPAGGVATARRGFGRAEDLPWKIFPAKLIQAAHASVLPIYFEGQNGRLFHLASLVSMTLRLSLLIGEFRRLSGSTITVRVGKVLTWEALSSGGDRKGLLARLYEAVFSMAPPKRSLQTFRLRRNRSR is encoded by the coding sequence GTGCGCTTCAAAGAATTGTCCTATGCCAATGACCGAGATCCGCGGCTGAAGCGCTGGCTGATCCGCTCGATCGAGGGGCTTTCGGGCCGCGATCACTATGTCAGGCTCTACGACATCTGGCGCAGCGAGATCATCGGGAGGAGTGACCGGGTGTTCGCCAAGACGCTCGATCTCATCGACGGCGCGGTCGACGTCAAAGGCAACTGGCCGCTCGACCCCGTTCCCGCCGAGCCGATCGTCATCGTCGCCAACCACCCCTTCGGCATTGCGGTGCTGGCGCTTGCCGAACAGCTCGGCCGTCCCTTCAAGGTGCTGATCCACAACGACCTTTTGAAAATACCCGAGATGGCGTCCTATTCGCTGCCGATTTCCTTCGAGGAAACCAGGCAGGCAATGGCGATGAACTTGAAGAGCCGGAACGAGGCGGTGCGGCTGCTCAAGGAAGGCACCACCATCGTTGTTTTTCCCGCGGGCGGGGTTGCGACCGCGAGGCGAGGATTCGGCCGCGCCGAGGATCTGCCGTGGAAGATCTTTCCGGCAAAACTCATCCAGGCGGCGCATGCCAGCGTGCTGCCGATCTATTTCGAGGGTCAGAACGGCCGGCTGTTCCATCTGGCAAGCCTGGTATCGATGACGCTGCGCCTGTCGCTGCTGATCGGCGAGTTCCGCCGGCTGTCCGGCAGCACGATCACGGTGCGTGTCGGCAAGGTGCTGACCTGGGAGGCGCTGAGCAGCGGCGGCGACCGCAAGGGTCTGCTGGCCCGTCTCTATGAGGCCGTCTTCTCGATGGCGCCGCCGAAGCGCTCTCTCCAAACGTTTCGGCTAAGGCGAAACCGCTCGCGGTAA
- the thrS gene encoding threonine--tRNA ligase has product MSEAISLTFPDGSVRSFPAGATGRDVAESISKSLAKSAVAIAIDGAVQDLSDTVTDGKIEIITRKDGRALELIRHDAAHVMAEAVQELWPGTQVTIGPVIENGFYYDFAKNEPFTPDDLPKIEKKMKEIIARNAPFTKQIWSRDKAKEVFAAKGENYKVELVDAIPAGQDLKIYNQGEWFDLCRGPHMASTGQIGTAFKLMKVAGAYWRGDSNNAMLSRIYGTAWADQADLDNYLHMLAEAEKRDHRKLGREMDLFHFQEEGPGVVFWHGKGWRIFQSLVSYMRRRLAVDYEEVNAPQVLDTALWETSGHWGWYQENMFAVKSAHAMTHPEDKEADNRVFALKPMNCPGHVQIFKHGLKSYRELPIRLAEFGLVHRYEPSGALHGLMRVRGFTQDDAHIFCTDEQMAAECLKINDLILSVYEDFGFKEIVVKLSTRPEKRVGSDALWDRAEAVMTDVLNTIEAQSEGRIKTGILPGEGAFYGPKFEYTLKDAIGREWQCGTTQVDFNLPERFGAFYIDSNSEKTQPVMIHRAICGSMERFLGILIENFAGHLPLWVSPLQVVVATITSEADAYGLEVAEALREAGLNVETDFRNEKINYKVREHSVTKVPVIIVCGRKEAEERTVNIRRLGSQDQVSMGLDAAVESLALEATPPDVRRKAEAKKARAA; this is encoded by the coding sequence ATGTCTGAAGCCATTTCCCTGACATTTCCCGATGGTTCGGTGCGCAGCTTCCCGGCTGGCGCGACCGGCAGGGATGTCGCCGAATCCATTTCCAAGTCGCTCGCCAAGAGCGCGGTCGCCATTGCGATCGATGGCGCCGTGCAAGACCTTTCCGATACCGTCACCGACGGCAAGATCGAGATCATCACTCGCAAGGACGGCCGTGCGCTGGAGCTTATCCGGCATGACGCCGCACACGTGATGGCTGAAGCCGTGCAGGAACTTTGGCCCGGCACGCAGGTGACGATCGGCCCGGTCATCGAAAACGGTTTCTATTACGACTTCGCCAAGAACGAGCCCTTTACGCCCGACGATCTGCCGAAGATCGAAAAGAAGATGAAGGAGATCATTGCCCGCAATGCGCCCTTCACCAAGCAGATCTGGTCGCGCGACAAGGCCAAGGAAGTCTTTGCGGCCAAGGGCGAAAACTACAAGGTAGAGCTCGTCGATGCGATCCCGGCAGGGCAGGATCTGAAGATCTACAATCAGGGCGAATGGTTCGACCTTTGCCGCGGCCCGCACATGGCCTCCACCGGCCAGATCGGCACGGCCTTCAAGCTGATGAAGGTTGCCGGCGCCTATTGGCGCGGCGACAGCAACAACGCCATGCTGTCACGCATCTACGGCACGGCATGGGCTGACCAGGCTGATCTCGACAACTATCTACACATGCTGGCGGAAGCCGAAAAGCGCGACCACCGCAAGCTCGGCCGCGAGATGGACCTGTTCCACTTCCAGGAAGAAGGCCCGGGCGTTGTCTTCTGGCATGGCAAGGGCTGGCGGATCTTCCAGTCGCTCGTCTCCTACATGCGTCGCCGGCTCGCGGTCGATTACGAAGAAGTCAACGCGCCGCAGGTGCTCGACACCGCGCTCTGGGAAACTTCGGGTCACTGGGGCTGGTATCAGGAAAACATGTTCGCCGTGAAATCGGCGCATGCGATGACGCATCCGGAAGACAAGGAAGCGGATAACCGCGTCTTTGCGCTGAAGCCGATGAACTGCCCCGGCCACGTGCAGATCTTCAAGCACGGGTTGAAGTCCTATCGCGAACTGCCGATCCGCCTCGCCGAATTCGGCCTGGTGCATCGCTACGAGCCTTCGGGCGCGCTGCACGGGCTGATGCGCGTGCGCGGCTTCACGCAGGACGACGCGCACATTTTCTGCACCGACGAGCAGATGGCTGCCGAATGCCTGAAGATCAACGATCTCATTCTGTCGGTCTATGAAGACTTCGGCTTCAAGGAAATCGTCGTCAAGCTTTCAACCCGGCCGGAAAAGCGCGTCGGTTCCGACGCCCTCTGGGATCGCGCTGAGGCGGTCATGACCGACGTGCTGAATACGATCGAGGCTCAGTCCGAGGGCCGCATCAAGACCGGCATCCTGCCGGGCGAGGGCGCCTTCTACGGGCCGAAGTTCGAATATACGCTGAAGGATGCGATCGGGCGCGAATGGCAGTGCGGGACGACGCAGGTCGATTTCAACCTGCCGGAACGTTTCGGCGCCTTCTATATCGACAGCAATTCCGAAAAGACGCAGCCGGTGATGATCCATCGCGCCATCTGCGGCTCGATGGAACGCTTCCTCGGTATCCTGATCGAAAACTTCGCCGGCCATCTGCCGCTGTGGGTATCACCGTTGCAGGTGGTGGTCGCGACGATTACCTCGGAAGCCGACGCTTACGGGCTTGAAGTGGCCGAGGCGCTGCGCGAGGCCGGTCTCAACGTCGAGACCGATTTCCGCAACGAGAAGATCAACTACAAGGTCCGCGAACACTCGGTCACCAAGGTGCCGGTCATCATCGTCTGCGGCAGGAAGGAAGCCGAGGAGCGCACGGTCAACATCCGCCGCCTCGGCAGCCAGGATCAGGTTTCGATGGGGCTCGACGCCGCCGTCGAGAGCCTTGCCTTGGAAGCGACGCCACCAGACGTCCGCCGCAAGGCCGAAGCAAAGAAAGCCAGGGCGGCCTGA
- a CDS encoding DUF1697 domain-containing protein, producing MSTFIALLHSIVLTPDRRVIMEDLRALAKELGYREPRTLVSTGNLVFEADDMRPHELEVALEEGFEEKFGKHVDIIVRSDCTWMALCGTNPFRDGNGDQVIVRVMRLPVDPEKVEALKALMTEGQRIAVVGGDLWIDFAGKPSQSKLLSALTTKRIGIGTMRNWNTVCGLAQMIM from the coding sequence ATGAGCACTTTCATCGCTCTTCTGCACAGCATTGTCCTGACGCCCGACCGCCGCGTCATTATGGAAGATCTGCGCGCGCTTGCCAAAGAACTTGGCTATCGCGAACCGCGCACGCTGGTTTCCACGGGCAATCTCGTCTTCGAGGCCGATGATATGCGGCCGCACGAACTTGAGGTCGCGCTGGAAGAAGGGTTCGAAGAGAAATTCGGCAAACATGTCGATATCATCGTGCGTAGCGACTGCACCTGGATGGCGCTTTGCGGCACCAATCCGTTCCGAGACGGCAACGGCGACCAGGTCATCGTCCGTGTAATGCGCCTGCCGGTCGATCCGGAAAAGGTGGAGGCGCTGAAAGCGCTGATGACGGAGGGACAGCGCATCGCTGTCGTCGGCGGCGATCTCTGGATCGATTTCGCCGGCAAGCCGAGCCAGTCCAAGCTGCTTTCGGCGCTGACGACCAAGCGGATAGGCATCGGCACGATGCGCAACTGGAACACGGTCTGCGGCCTTGCCCAAATGATCATGTAG